The Prochlorococcus marinus str. MIT 9301 genome window below encodes:
- a CDS encoding PhnE/PtxC family ABC transporter permease, which yields MNKLKLNYTSLSFLPILVCIPLGYQLINNIHFGGFKLFQEFLISAFNPKIDNEIIITVIKRLNETILIGFFSWLVSIIFGAIFGIISSNIFYKIFNIPNFFYRIVRFFLTIIRSIHEVVWGILLMQIYGINFSIGIIAICIPYIAVNSKVFAEQLETIDYKSFESINQINAPKFSSLLTLIWNPIINTFKNFGLYRLECSIRSTVILGFFGIGGIGTSIFLSFQTLNFRELWTYLWSLAILIILSGLIFKKIKFNTTNKILSIFFIAVFFITILFSFSYFLYFIFNNNIENFNSVSSLFKSSSDLGLFDFLKLILETIILSLLSTGIAISLPPLVIGIFNNNSSKIFIKIFAFLLRLIPTPVIILTLLTFNNPSLSLAALTLGLHNAGITSKLLFTNLDSQDKKNYIAMKSLGISKKTSWLLGLFSQQAKSYLAYCAYRSDIIIRETAIVGVIGSVGLGWQLQESLSSFAWQEVTIVLIAYSSIAIVGELINGKIKNSLT from the coding sequence TTGAACAAATTAAAATTAAACTATACCTCATTATCTTTTCTTCCAATTTTGGTATGCATACCTCTAGGGTATCAATTAATAAACAATATTCATTTTGGAGGATTTAAATTATTCCAAGAATTCTTAATTTCTGCATTTAATCCCAAGATCGATAATGAAATTATTATTACCGTAATTAAGCGATTAAATGAAACTATTTTAATTGGTTTTTTTAGTTGGTTAGTAAGTATTATTTTTGGAGCAATTTTTGGAATAATTTCCTCAAATATTTTTTATAAAATCTTTAATATTCCAAATTTTTTCTACCGCATAGTAAGGTTTTTTCTAACAATAATTAGATCTATACACGAAGTGGTTTGGGGAATACTATTAATGCAAATATATGGAATAAATTTTTCGATAGGAATAATAGCTATATGTATACCTTATATTGCTGTAAATTCAAAAGTTTTTGCTGAACAATTAGAAACTATTGACTACAAAAGTTTTGAATCTATAAATCAAATAAATGCACCTAAATTTTCTTCTTTACTAACTTTAATATGGAATCCAATAATAAATACATTTAAAAACTTTGGTTTATATCGATTAGAGTGTTCAATAAGAAGTACGGTGATTTTAGGATTTTTTGGGATTGGAGGAATAGGTACCAGTATTTTTTTATCTTTCCAAACTTTGAATTTTAGAGAGTTATGGACTTATTTATGGTCCTTAGCAATTTTGATAATTCTTTCTGGATTAATATTCAAAAAAATAAAATTTAATACTACAAATAAAATCCTATCTATTTTTTTTATTGCAGTTTTTTTCATAACAATTTTATTTTCTTTTTCATATTTTCTTTATTTTATTTTTAATAATAATATCGAAAATTTTAATTCCGTTAGTTCATTATTTAAATCAAGCTCAGATTTAGGATTATTTGATTTCTTAAAACTTATATTAGAAACAATAATTTTAAGTCTTTTATCAACAGGAATTGCAATTAGTTTACCTCCATTAGTAATAGGAATTTTTAACAATAATAGTTCTAAAATTTTTATAAAAATTTTTGCATTTTTATTACGTTTAATACCTACACCTGTAATAATTCTAACTCTATTAACTTTTAATAATCCTTCTTTATCTTTAGCAGCTTTAACATTAGGTCTCCACAATGCTGGTATTACTAGCAAATTACTTTTTACAAATCTAGATAGCCAAGACAAGAAAAATTATATTGCAATGAAATCTCTAGGAATCTCAAAAAAGACTAGTTGGCTTTTAGGTTTATTTTCTCAACAAGCAAAAAGTTACTTAGCATATTGTGCTTATAGATCTGACATCATTATTAGAGAAACTGCAATTGTTGGGGTTATTGGAAGTGTTGGTCTAGGTTGGCAATTGCAAGAATCACTAAGTTCCTTCGCATGGCAAGAAGTCACAATAGTTTTGATAGCTTATAGCTCCATCGCGATAGTTGGAGAATTAATAAATGGTAAAATCAAAAATAGTTTAACTTGA
- a CDS encoding ATP-binding cassette domain-containing protein, translating to MNNTVLELENISYKYKNDLILNKINLKINSGEKIALLGKSGSGKTTLISVLNGTIKPTQGKVKLFNESFEELDRKKKSKITTIWQDLRLIEDLSAEQNVNCGLLAENNFYFAFKNLLNISSFKKAHKYMKLCRLHNSIYDKKIRKLSGGQKQRVAIARSLIQESNILLADEPFNNLDPKLITTIKNLLLENVDKNKTKKSPKTALVALHRLDLLNDFDKVIGIRDGKIFFNIKRNNLKKIHLEKIY from the coding sequence ATGAATAATACTGTCTTAGAATTAGAAAATATATCTTATAAATACAAAAATGATCTGATCCTAAATAAAATAAATTTAAAAATAAATTCTGGGGAAAAAATTGCACTTTTAGGTAAAAGCGGTTCAGGAAAAACTACACTTATATCAGTACTTAATGGCACTATAAAGCCAACTCAAGGTAAGGTTAAATTATTCAATGAAAGTTTCGAGGAATTAGATAGAAAGAAGAAAAGTAAAATAACAACTATTTGGCAAGATTTAAGATTAATAGAAGATCTCTCTGCAGAACAAAATGTTAATTGTGGACTACTAGCGGAAAACAATTTTTATTTCGCTTTTAAAAATTTACTAAATATAAGTTCTTTTAAGAAGGCGCATAAATATATGAAATTATGTAGACTTCATAACTCTATTTACGACAAAAAAATCAGAAAACTATCTGGGGGGCAAAAACAAAGGGTGGCTATAGCTAGATCATTAATTCAAGAATCAAATATATTACTTGCAGATGAGCCTTTTAATAATCTAGATCCCAAATTGATAACAACAATTAAAAACCTTCTGCTAGAGAATGTAGATAAAAATAAAACAAAAAAATCCCCAAAGACCGCATTAGTTGCATTACATAGATTAGATTTGCTGAACGATTTCGATAAAGTTATTGGAATAAGGGATGGTAAAATTTTTTTCAATATCAAAAGAAATAACTTAAAGAAGATTCATTTAGAGAAAATATATTAA
- a CDS encoding putative selenate ABC transporter substrate-binding protein: MFNLKYFLVSSSLLFSVFSSPVFSNPKVLKVGAIPDQNQDVLDKRFNLFSKELSKQLDVEVKYIPVINYIAAVTGFRTKDLDLVWFGGLSGVQARLQTPNSIVIAQRDIDKEFKSVFVVNKNLELNSISNIKGLKKLKNLRFTFGSENSTSGRLMPEYFLNQAGVEIKHFKGKKAGFSGSHDATIALVNSGAFDAGALNKQVWENNLKNNPKRTSNLELFWITPEYVDYHWVAQGDLENRFGEGFTKELKSVILNLDIKQKSHKQILDMFNAKRFIKAESKQYKNIEEIGRKLNKIR; encoded by the coding sequence ATGTTTAATTTAAAGTATTTCCTTGTAAGTTCATCTCTATTATTTTCTGTTTTTTCATCACCTGTATTTTCAAATCCCAAAGTTTTAAAAGTTGGAGCAATACCTGATCAAAACCAAGATGTTTTGGACAAAAGATTTAATTTATTTTCAAAAGAATTATCCAAACAACTTGATGTAGAAGTTAAATACATTCCTGTTATTAATTATATAGCAGCAGTAACTGGATTTAGAACTAAAGATTTAGATTTAGTTTGGTTTGGAGGTTTATCAGGAGTTCAAGCAAGATTACAAACACCTAATTCAATTGTCATAGCTCAAAGAGATATCGATAAGGAATTTAAAAGTGTTTTTGTAGTAAACAAAAATTTAGAACTTAACTCAATTTCAAACATTAAAGGACTTAAAAAACTAAAGAATTTAAGATTTACTTTTGGCTCTGAAAACTCAACTTCTGGAAGATTAATGCCAGAATATTTTTTAAATCAAGCAGGGGTAGAAATTAAACATTTTAAAGGGAAAAAAGCAGGTTTTAGTGGGAGTCATGATGCCACTATAGCTTTAGTTAATAGTGGGGCATTTGATGCTGGAGCTTTAAATAAACAGGTTTGGGAAAACAATCTTAAAAATAATCCCAAAAGAACAAGTAATTTAGAATTATTCTGGATCACACCAGAATATGTTGACTATCATTGGGTAGCTCAAGGTGATCTTGAAAATAGATTCGGGGAGGGGTTTACAAAAGAACTTAAATCAGTAATTCTAAATTTAGATATAAAGCAAAAATCACATAAACAGATATTAGATATGTTTAATGCAAAAAGATTTATAAAGGCAGAATCAAAACAATATAAAAATATAGAGGAAATCGGGAGGAAATTAAATAAAATTAGATGA
- a CDS encoding pyridoxal phosphate-dependent aminotransferase codes for MSQVNLSDRALSIEPSLTLQISAKANQLSAEGVDICNLSAGEPDFDAPKEVIEATSKAIFDGFTKYGPAAGNLDLRKAIANKLQIQNDLNYEFENVMVTNGAKQAIYNLFQVLLNTGDEVIIPSPYWLSYPQMVRLAGGKPIFTNSSAEDGFKINIEDLKSKISSKTKFIIINSPNNPTGRVMSKEELLQIADLARENPNINILSDEIYELILKKEFKHYSLSSLANDLKNRIFIINGFAKGWAMTGWRIGYLVGPKDVIKASSALQSQSTSNVCSFVQKGALEALKINNEFFSMINSHYDQRRRILYEGLNNINGIYIEEPNGAFYAFPKLPNSSITSVDFCNKALQDYGLVVVPGKAFGADQCIRISCAASEIKIKDGLQRIEKAISEYY; via the coding sequence ATGAGTCAAGTTAATTTATCTGATCGGGCACTTTCAATTGAGCCATCTCTTACATTGCAGATAAGTGCTAAAGCAAATCAATTATCTGCAGAAGGAGTAGATATTTGCAATTTAAGTGCAGGTGAACCTGATTTTGATGCCCCAAAAGAAGTTATAGAGGCTACAAGTAAAGCTATATTTGATGGATTTACAAAGTACGGGCCCGCAGCGGGGAATTTAGATCTCCGAAAAGCAATTGCAAATAAACTTCAAATTCAAAACGATTTAAATTATGAATTTGAAAATGTAATGGTCACAAATGGTGCCAAGCAAGCAATATATAATCTTTTCCAAGTATTGTTAAATACTGGAGACGAAGTTATTATTCCTTCTCCATATTGGTTAAGTTATCCCCAGATGGTTAGATTGGCGGGTGGGAAGCCAATTTTTACAAATTCTTCTGCAGAAGATGGATTCAAAATAAATATAGAAGATTTGAAGTCTAAAATCTCTTCAAAAACTAAATTTATAATTATCAATTCTCCTAATAACCCCACTGGAAGAGTTATGTCAAAGGAAGAATTATTACAAATTGCCGATTTAGCTAGAGAAAATCCAAATATCAATATTCTTTCTGATGAGATTTACGAACTAATCCTTAAAAAAGAATTTAAACACTACAGTTTATCTTCATTAGCAAATGACTTAAAAAATAGAATTTTTATAATAAATGGGTTTGCTAAAGGATGGGCTATGACTGGCTGGAGGATAGGTTATTTAGTAGGCCCCAAAGATGTAATCAAAGCATCCTCAGCATTACAAAGTCAAAGTACAAGTAATGTTTGCTCTTTTGTTCAAAAAGGTGCTTTAGAGGCTTTAAAAATTAATAATGAGTTTTTCTCAATGATAAATAGCCATTATGATCAAAGAAGAAGAATTCTCTATGAGGGCCTTAACAATATAAATGGGATTTATATTGAAGAACCTAATGGAGCATTTTACGCATTTCCAAAATTACCCAACTCCTCAATTACTTCTGTTGATTTCTGCAATAAAGCTCTTCAAGATTACGGATTAGTTGTTGTACCTGGAAAAGCTTTTGGAGCTGATCAATGTATAAGAATATCTTGTGCAGCTTCAGAAATTAAAATAAAAGATGGACTTCAGAGGATTGAAAAAGCAATCTCTGAATACTATTAA
- a CDS encoding uracil-DNA glycosylase has translation MKRLVIGRGSVFADLLIIGEAPGAQEDLEGKPYVGKSGKLLNELLIQAGIDYKKDVYFCNVIKCRPPNNRKPTAREINIHKPWLLQQIKLVDPKFILLTGSTAMRAILEVKDPISNLRGQWIKQDGREIMIIFHPSYLLRFPSKEINKPYHLTLKDLENVSDRLYAV, from the coding sequence GTGAAAAGGTTAGTAATTGGGAGAGGTAGTGTATTTGCAGATTTGTTAATAATTGGTGAGGCACCTGGAGCACAGGAAGATTTAGAAGGAAAACCTTATGTAGGTAAATCTGGTAAGTTATTAAACGAATTATTGATACAAGCTGGGATTGACTATAAGAAGGATGTTTATTTTTGTAATGTAATTAAATGTCGTCCACCAAATAATAGAAAACCCACTGCTAGAGAAATAAATATTCATAAACCTTGGTTATTACAGCAAATAAAGCTAGTTGATCCAAAATTTATATTACTTACAGGTTCTACTGCTATGAGAGCTATTTTAGAAGTTAAAGATCCTATAAGTAATTTAAGAGGTCAATGGATTAAACAAGATGGGAGAGAAATTATGATAATTTTTCATCCATCTTATTTGTTGAGATTTCCTTCAAAAGAAATTAATAAACCTTACCATCTAACTTTGAAAGACCTAGAGAATGTAAGTGATAGACTATATGCCGTATAA
- the ispG gene encoding (E)-4-hydroxy-3-methylbut-2-enyl-diphosphate synthase: protein MSLTQSKEVNSLSKRYSTHIERRITRTVMVGDVAIGSDYPVRVQSMINEDTMDVENAYLAIKRLHDVGCEIVRLTVPSLAHAKAVGDIKAKLLENNINTPLVADVHHNGMKIAMEVAKHVDKVRINPGLFVFEKSDPARTEYTDEEFETIKQTILKRFTPLVEVLKAENKALRIGVNHGSLSERMLFTYGDTPLGMTESAMEFVKICDELDFHNIIISMKASRAPVMMAAYRMIADRLDSEGYNYPLHLGVTEAGDGDYGRIKSTAGIGTLLAEGLGDTIRVSLTEAPEKEIPVCYSILQSLGLRKTMVEYISCPSCGRTLFNLEEVVDKVRTATSHLTGLDIAIMGCIVNGPGEMADADYGYVGKGKGTIALYRRKEEIKRVPEDEGVNALIQLIKDDGKWIDP, encoded by the coding sequence ATGTCATTAACTCAATCAAAAGAGGTTAATAGTCTCTCCAAAAGATATTCAACTCATATTGAGAGAAGGATAACTAGAACAGTAATGGTGGGTGATGTAGCTATTGGAAGTGATTATCCAGTAAGAGTTCAATCGATGATAAATGAAGATACAATGGATGTCGAAAATGCTTACTTAGCTATCAAAAGACTTCATGATGTGGGTTGTGAAATTGTAAGGTTAACTGTTCCTTCCTTAGCACATGCCAAAGCAGTAGGAGATATAAAGGCAAAATTATTAGAAAATAATATCAACACCCCCTTGGTGGCCGATGTTCACCATAATGGTATGAAAATTGCAATGGAAGTTGCAAAACATGTTGATAAAGTAAGAATTAATCCTGGATTGTTTGTTTTTGAAAAATCAGACCCTGCTAGAACTGAATATACAGATGAGGAATTTGAAACTATTAAGCAAACAATACTTAAAAGATTTACCCCTTTAGTTGAAGTTTTAAAGGCTGAGAACAAAGCTCTAAGGATTGGAGTTAATCATGGGTCTCTATCTGAGAGGATGCTTTTTACTTATGGAGATACGCCATTAGGAATGACAGAATCTGCGATGGAGTTCGTCAAAATATGTGATGAGCTTGATTTTCATAACATAATTATTTCTATGAAAGCTTCTAGGGCTCCTGTTATGATGGCAGCTTATAGAATGATTGCAGATAGGCTTGACTCAGAAGGATATAACTATCCCTTACATTTGGGAGTGACCGAAGCTGGTGATGGTGATTATGGAAGGATTAAAAGTACTGCTGGAATTGGAACGCTTTTAGCAGAGGGATTAGGAGATACCATCAGGGTTTCCTTAACAGAAGCTCCAGAAAAGGAAATACCAGTGTGCTATTCAATTTTGCAATCTTTAGGATTAAGAAAAACAATGGTTGAATATATCAGTTGCCCTAGTTGTGGTAGAACACTTTTCAATCTAGAAGAAGTTGTAGATAAAGTTAGGACCGCCACCTCACATTTAACGGGTCTAGATATAGCAATAATGGGATGTATTGTTAATGGGCCAGGAGAAATGGCAGATGCTGATTATGGTTATGTTGGAAAAGGTAAAGGAACTATTGCCTTATATAGAAGGAAAGAAGAGATAAAAAGAGTACCTGAAGATGAGGGGGTTAATGCTTTAATCCAACTTATTAAGGATGATGGGAAGTGGATTGATCCTTAA